AATTGTCTGATCCCAATCTTTCGGGCCTGTTTGTACAGTCAACACGCCATCTTTTTTCATTTGCTGCCATGCTTTCATGCCTGCTTCTGCTGCCGGCGTATCAAAGGTCGCTTGGGTCAATCCTTGATTCATCAATTGTCCGCCGCCCGACCATACGAGGGACTCAAAGAACCACCATTGATTAACAGGTTCAAATCCGTATACTGTCGTTTTGCCATTTTCTTTTTTCGTCAAAAGCTTTGCGTCTTTTGCGACATCATCCCAAGTCTTCGGCGCTTCGGTAATGCCTGCAGCTTTAAACATTTTGTCATTGTAATAGAAGACAGGAACACTGCGATTGAACGGAACGCCATACGTTTGGCCTTTATACGACGTGCTTTTTAACAACCCTTGGATAAAGTCGGATTTTTTATGATCTGTGCTTTGCGCCATATAAGAATCCAATGACTGCAACGCACCACTCGCCGCAAATACAGGAATGGAGTGAATCTCCAATTGCACAATATCAGGCACTTTGCCGGATGCAATCGCCGCCAACAGTTTTTGCTGCAATGGTCCTTTTCCGGAATAGGAGCCTTGGTAGATCGCGTTCACATGGATATCCGGATGTGTCTTGTTAAACTCGTCCACCATGTTTTTTAATACATCGCCCAATTGCCCGGACATACCATGCCAGAATGTCACTTCGATTGGCTTGCCTGTTTTGGATGATGCGTTTGTTGTCGAATCTGCAGTTGCAGTAGTCGAGGAAGAAGCAGACCCGCAACCAACCAGCCCGACTGCCAAAGCTCCCGCTAATCCCATTATCATGACTTGCTTCATGTGTTTTTTCATCGTTTGTTAACTCCTTTTGTGTGTATCATGTTTTGTTTGATTTTTGTGTTATCCTTTGACGCCACTGCTCGCTGCACTGCTGACAAAATATTTTTGACCAAAGATGAACAACAATAAGGACGGCAAAATTGCTATGATATTGGCGGCCGATACCAGATTCCACGGTGTGCCGCTGCCGTCATTGGCCAACATGAAAGACAATCCTAAAGGAACGGTACGCATCGTATCACTTTGCGTGACAACCAGCGGCCAGAAAAAGTCATTATAATGCCAGACAAAATTCAGGATCATCAATGAAATGATGCTGGGCTTTGAAAGAGGCAGAACAATCCGGAAGACGATCCAAAAATGACTGGCGCCATCGACCTCTGCCGCTTCCATAATCGTCCTTGGAACCTGTTGAAACGCCTGATACAACCAGAATGTCGCAAATGCCGATCCGATAAAAGGCACAATCAAGCCCAAATAGGAATCAATCCAGTTCAACTGTTTCATCGTTAAAAACAGCGGAATGAACGTTACTTGCGTAGGAACCATCAGTGTCAGCATAATTAACCAAAATGCCAGTTTATGGCCGGCAAACCGAATCCTTGCCAACGCATATGCCGCCAGACTTGCTGTGATCACTTGCCCGCAGACGATCAGCCCGGAGACCAGAATCGAATTAAATAAGTAATGACCCATAGGCCGGTAATTCCAGGCTTTGATCCAATTCATCCACTGGGGATGCCGCGGCAGCAAATGCGGAGGATAACTGAACACCTCTTGCAGCGGCAGCAAAGCAGTGATGATCATCCACAACAAAGGAACAATCATCAGCAATCCGATGAGCGCCATCACACCAAAACGAACCATTTGCATCGCATTGCGCTTTTTCTTCCGGATGGATTTCGTAATGGAGATCAATGGCTCCGGCTGATAAACAACTGTTACATCTGATGATGGACCCATTTTTCCGACCCCCTGAATTGTAAATACGTAACCAGGAATAAAAACATCAACATGAGAATGGAAATCGCAGCGGCGTTTCCAATATGGAAAAACTGAAATCCTTGTTTGAAAAGATAGAAGACAATCGTCGTGGTACTGTCTGCCGGACCGCCGTTCGTCAAGACAAAAATCTGGTCAAAGGACTGTACGGAAAAAATTATCGACATGGTAACTGTGAAAAACAGGGTTGGTGACAGCATCGGACATGTGACATGGCGAAATTGCGCCCACCAAGACCCGCCGTCAACTTTGACAGCTTCATATAAAGACTCTGGTATACTTTGCAGTCCGCTTAAAAATAACATGGTAAAATAGCCGCTAAACTGCCATACATAAATAAATATCAGACTTATCAATGCAGATTTGGGATGACTTAGCCACGTATACCCGGAAAACCCGAATAGGTGCAAAACATAATTCACCAATCCAAAGTGCGGTTCCAATAACCATCCCCAGGCAATGGCCGCAGATACTGCCGGTATCACATACGGTACAAAAATCATGCCGCGCAAAAGGGCAATCCCGCGAACCGGCTTGTTTAACAACAATGCAAAAATTAATGCGAGCGGCAGTGTGATGCCTGTCGTCCCAAGCATATAAAAGAATGTCCGAATGACTGCTTTTTGAAAATCGCGATCCTTTACCATATCGATGTAATTTTTAAGACCGACAAACGTCGGATGCGGGCTGATCAAGTTCCACTGAAAGAAACTCAAGTACAATACATAACAGATCGATGCGATGACAAATACACTCAAAAATCCGAAAGTCGGCAGAACAAACAGCCATCCAAGCAGATTTTTCTGCAAGCGATAGGACATTGACGACACTCGTATTCCTTGGGCTCCATTCAAAATTCAATACCCCCTTCTTCACTCTTTTAAAAACAAATTCAACCGTTCAAGTCGCGAGTCGTTTCCTGTTCAAGTTGCGAGCCGTTTTACATATCCCTTTTTAATGCATCGTACTGCTGATATTCAGACAGACAACTCCCAATATAATGACGAGAATGCTTATGATTTTCAGAGGATTGACCGACTCATGAAACACAACCATACCGATAGTCCCGATGAGCGCAGTTCCGATTCCCGACCAGACTGCATAGGCGACGCCTACTTCCAGTCGCTTTAAAGCAAATGTTAAAATAGTAAAGCTGAGTATATAACATCCAAACATATAGAATGCAGGGATGATTCTTGTAAAGCCATTTGATAGTTTCATTGCTATGGTTCCGGATACTTCAAAGAGAATTGCGATCAGCAACAGCAACCACCCCATATGATTTATCCCTGAGCCATACATGCCCATCCATGGCTCTTGATGCACGGATTACGCAAAGACTCTGCCTCCTTTTATTGCTTTGTTCAATAAAAATTGTACGATAAATCATTTTAAAAAGTGTTGAGATTCGATTAATCTTTTGTTTTTTCTTCTTTACTATTTTAAAAAAAGCTTTACATAGGGATTTATAGGATCGTAGATTATAATTGAAATAGCCTGCAACGAAAATTGCCATCCTTGATTTCATTCAATAGTTTTTGAATATATTGGAGTGTTGGAAATGGAACAGAAAGAAAGACTGACGGAATATCGCAACCAAGTGATCGAGGCCATTGCCCAAACGATGGATTTGTATGGGGCAACCACATCCAGCGGCAGATTATACGGCATCCTCTTCTTTGAAGATCATCCTCTCACTTTAGACGAAATGAAAGAACGTATGGGAATGAGCAAAAGCAGTATGAGCTATGCGGTACGCGCATTGGAAAAATCAAAAATGGTAGAACGGATTTCCGCCGATCATTCCAGGAAAGATCAATTTCAGGCGGAAAGCAATTTTTTCGACGCATTCCGCAACTTTTTCATCGACAAATTACAATTTGAAATCGATGTTATGACAACAGCCATACAAGATGTAATTCCAAAACTGAAAGAAATGATTCTCGATTGGGAATTGGATGAGGATATCCGCCGATTGGCACTGCAGGATTTAAAAAAACTGCATCATGCGGAAGAATATTACGATTGGCTGCAGCAATTTGTCGAGCAACTGCAATCAGGGGAAGTATTTCACTACTTTAAAGAGAAACCAAAAATCCGTACAGGCAAACAAAATCAGATGCCCTAAGCCATTCAGCAAAGAAAACGTATCGTGCGTGTTCAAAAAGCGGTGAAGTAAGACACAAGGAGTGCGAAGTCGAAGCAAGAAAACGGAAACCAAATAGTAAGATTGGTTTCCGTTACTGTTGTTGGCGAAAATATCGATAGACTAAAGCTAGAATCGATCTGCGCGTGATGATTCCTGTAAAAATCCCTTCATTTTCGATGCAGATAAACGGGTTGTTGATGGACAACTCCATCGCACGTGTAAATGTATCGCTTTCCTTCATGCGCGGAACTTTCGGATTCATGACTTCTTCGACTTTATGGCTGCCTAGTCGTTCATAC
Above is a window of Fodinisporobacter ferrooxydans DNA encoding:
- a CDS encoding ABC transporter substrate-binding protein produces the protein MKKHMKQVMIMGLAGALAVGLVGCGSASSSTTATADSTTNASSKTGKPIEVTFWHGMSGQLGDVLKNMVDEFNKTHPDIHVNAIYQGSYSGKGPLQQKLLAAIASGKVPDIVQLEIHSIPVFAASGALQSLDSYMAQSTDHKKSDFIQGLLKSTSYKGQTYGVPFNRSVPVFYYNDKMFKAAGITEAPKTWDDVAKDAKLLTKKENGKTTVYGFEPVNQWWFFESLVWSGGGQLMNQGLTQATFDTPAAEAGMKAWQQMKKDGVLTVQTGPKDWDQTIADFTHGRAAMYVGSAGDMGQIEQSGMDFKASYVPMVKQYAVPTGGANAAILAKAPEAEKQAAWKFIEWFTAKEQTIHWSQKTGYMPVMKSAVDSQQMKDYFKQKPNHQVPVEELQYAQEAPLSPAYLQVTQYIQDAMDKIMVENANVDATLKDAVKKSNAAISQN
- a CDS encoding carbohydrate ABC transporter permease — protein: MGPSSDVTVVYQPEPLISITKSIRKKKRNAMQMVRFGVMALIGLLMIVPLLWMIITALLPLQEVFSYPPHLLPRHPQWMNWIKAWNYRPMGHYLFNSILVSGLIVCGQVITASLAAYALARIRFAGHKLAFWLIMLTLMVPTQVTFIPLFLTMKQLNWIDSYLGLIVPFIGSAFATFWLYQAFQQVPRTIMEAAEVDGASHFWIVFRIVLPLSKPSIISLMILNFVWHYNDFFWPLVVTQSDTMRTVPLGLSFMLANDGSGTPWNLVSAANIIAILPSLLLFIFGQKYFVSSAASSGVKG
- a CDS encoding carbohydrate ABC transporter permease, coding for MNGAQGIRVSSMSYRLQKNLLGWLFVLPTFGFLSVFVIASICYVLYLSFFQWNLISPHPTFVGLKNYIDMVKDRDFQKAVIRTFFYMLGTTGITLPLALIFALLLNKPVRGIALLRGMIFVPYVIPAVSAAIAWGWLLEPHFGLVNYVLHLFGFSGYTWLSHPKSALISLIFIYVWQFSGYFTMLFLSGLQSIPESLYEAVKVDGGSWWAQFRHVTCPMLSPTLFFTVTMSIIFSVQSFDQIFVLTNGGPADSTTTIVFYLFKQGFQFFHIGNAAAISILMLMFLFLVTYLQFRGSEKWVHHQM
- a CDS encoding DMT family transporter yields the protein MGWLLLLIAILFEVSGTIAMKLSNGFTRIIPAFYMFGCYILSFTILTFALKRLEVGVAYAVWSGIGTALIGTIGMVVFHESVNPLKIISILVIILGVVCLNISSTMH
- a CDS encoding GbsR/MarR family transcriptional regulator; this translates as MEQKERLTEYRNQVIEAIAQTMDLYGATTSSGRLYGILFFEDHPLTLDEMKERMGMSKSSMSYAVRALEKSKMVERISADHSRKDQFQAESNFFDAFRNFFIDKLQFEIDVMTTAIQDVIPKLKEMILDWELDEDIRRLALQDLKKLHHAEEYYDWLQQFVEQLQSGEVFHYFKEKPKIRTGKQNQMP